The following are encoded in a window of Pseudoalteromonas sp. MM1 genomic DNA:
- a CDS encoding patatin-like phospholipase family protein, which produces MIDIHAGKTAAKIINKQGFKPELFTSFLGASGGPKWFTLFGLDKYIFGEFFKHRTQPLNLIGSSAGAFRSACFAQNDPVAAIERLAKSYSQTRYSSNKPTPNEITIKARGLLEDVFGDNGVTEILNNPVFKAHFIVAKSNGFIASENKLIQLLGLSKSYMLNRVNRKLLGSQYERFIFGAPNSNLSITDSYNFKTQNIPLSQTNLKDALLASGSIPLVMQGIKNIAGSPQGMYRDGGIIDYHFDLKINNPGLILYPHFNSEPKAGWFDKNLKRKVAPQNYDNVVMISPSKEFIAGLPYGKIPDRNDFTNLDADTRIKYWNTVFSETEKLAEAFDKKL; this is translated from the coding sequence ATGATAGACATTCATGCAGGGAAAACAGCAGCAAAAATTATTAACAAGCAGGGCTTTAAACCCGAGTTATTTACCTCTTTTTTAGGGGCAAGTGGTGGGCCTAAATGGTTTACTTTATTTGGTTTAGACAAATATATTTTTGGTGAGTTTTTTAAACACCGCACCCAACCACTTAACTTAATTGGATCATCTGCTGGCGCATTTCGATCTGCGTGTTTTGCACAAAACGACCCCGTTGCTGCCATTGAGCGTTTAGCAAAATCGTATTCGCAAACGCGCTATTCTAGTAATAAACCAACACCAAATGAAATAACAATAAAAGCGCGCGGATTACTTGAAGATGTTTTTGGCGATAACGGTGTAACCGAAATTTTAAATAACCCCGTGTTTAAAGCGCATTTTATAGTGGCTAAATCTAATGGCTTTATTGCCAGCGAAAATAAATTAATTCAGCTTTTGGGTTTATCAAAAAGTTATATGCTCAATCGCGTAAACCGAAAATTGTTAGGCTCGCAGTACGAGCGATTTATTTTTGGTGCGCCAAACAGTAATTTATCAATAACTGATAGTTATAACTTTAAAACTCAAAACATACCACTTAGCCAAACTAATTTAAAAGATGCCTTACTCGCATCGGGCTCTATACCGCTTGTTATGCAAGGTATAAAAAATATTGCCGGTTCACCACAAGGTATGTATCGCGATGGTGGAATAATTGACTACCACTTTGATTTAAAAATTAATAACCCAGGCTTAATTTTATATCCGCATTTTAATAGCGAGCCAAAAGCAGGGTGGTTCGATAAAAATTTAAAACGTAAAGTAGCACCACAAAATTACGATAATGTTGTGATGATCTCACCATCAAAAGAATTTATAGCAGGTTTACCTTACGGAAAAATTCCAGATAGAAATGACTTTACTAATCTCGATGCAGACACACGCATTAAATATTGGAATACCGTTTTTAGTGAAACTGAAAAATTAGCTGAAGCGTTTGATAAGAAGCTATAA
- a CDS encoding DUF2442 domain-containing protein translates to MSELSVVNAKHITGHILDIEFNDGHISTVDFATFIFSVGHPDYEAYKKIDGFLNFDIVDGNINWDDYTMIFPVEDLYKNKIIKHS, encoded by the coding sequence ATGTCAGAGCTATCGGTAGTTAATGCTAAACATATTACAGGTCATATACTTGATATTGAATTCAATGACGGGCATATTTCGACTGTAGATTTTGCCACATTTATTTTTTCTGTAGGTCATCCTGACTACGAAGCTTACAAAAAGATAGATGGTTTCTTAAACTTTGATATTGTTGATGGAAATATCAATTGGGATGACTACACTATGATTTTTCCTGTTGAGGATTTATACAAAAATAAAATCATAAAACATAGCTAG
- a CDS encoding tyrosine-type recombinase/integrase, with amino-acid sequence MLVALVDTLKQLRYQIAHLDDDTLNSEYPELASFIQQVGLTVTESKDELKFLYQFLYVYGRKSEATFNRFRNELERFYLWSWLIAEKSVFDLKREDIEAYVDFMVEPDKKWASTSVQWRYKDEQGIRRLNQNWRPFMLKESIASQQTLAAMFTALNVFYKFSILEEKTFANFIPVVKKNSPYLVVQSQIQIPDTLSDIQWEYVFGVTRDLCEKKPELERNLFTLACLKGLYLRISELSERPQWSPVMSHFWQDNDGFWFLRIMGKGNKLRDVTLSDDFVEYLKRYRLYRGLPALPRVDEAEPLVHKIRGQGGMTVRQIRRLVQQSFDLAQQSLLDDGFKDDAEQLEAATAHWLRHTGATHDAQTRPLKHLSEDLGHSKIATTDQIYIQTNIKERAKSGVKRKI; translated from the coding sequence ATGCTTGTTGCTTTAGTTGATACGTTAAAACAATTAAGATATCAAATTGCTCATCTTGACGACGATACTCTAAATTCAGAATACCCAGAACTTGCATCCTTTATACAGCAAGTTGGCTTGACTGTAACTGAATCAAAGGACGAACTTAAATTCTTATACCAATTTTTATATGTGTACGGTCGAAAATCTGAAGCAACATTTAATCGTTTTCGTAACGAGCTCGAACGATTTTATTTGTGGTCTTGGTTAATTGCCGAAAAATCAGTGTTCGATTTAAAACGCGAAGACATTGAAGCCTATGTCGATTTTATGGTTGAGCCAGATAAAAAATGGGCATCAACTTCGGTGCAATGGCGCTACAAAGATGAGCAAGGCATTCGTAGATTAAACCAAAATTGGCGACCTTTTATGTTAAAGGAGTCAATTGCGAGTCAGCAAACATTAGCCGCAATGTTTACTGCGCTAAATGTATTTTATAAGTTTTCTATTTTAGAAGAAAAAACATTTGCTAACTTTATTCCTGTAGTTAAAAAAAATAGCCCCTATTTGGTTGTGCAATCACAAATTCAGATCCCAGACACGCTAAGTGACATACAATGGGAATATGTATTTGGCGTAACACGCGATTTATGTGAAAAAAAACCAGAGCTTGAACGTAACTTGTTTACTTTGGCATGTTTAAAAGGTTTATATTTACGGATCTCGGAACTATCCGAGCGCCCTCAATGGTCACCCGTTATGTCGCACTTTTGGCAAGATAATGACGGTTTTTGGTTTTTACGAATAATGGGGAAAGGTAATAAACTACGAGATGTTACCTTAAGTGATGATTTTGTTGAGTATTTAAAACGTTATAGATTGTACAGAGGATTACCCGCCCTACCTCGTGTTGATGAAGCTGAGCCATTGGTGCATAAAATTCGTGGCCAAGGTGGGATGACAGTTAGGCAAATTAGGCGTTTAGTACAGCAAAGTTTTGATTTGGCTCAACAATCTTTACTTGATGATGGCTTCAAAGATGATGCAGAACAACTTGAAGCAGCCACTGCCCATTGGCTTCGTCACACGGGTGCAACGCATGATGCACAAACGCGACCGCTAAAACATTTATCGGAAGATTTAGGGCATTCTAAAATTGCGACAACCGATCAAATTTATATTCAAACAAATATTAAAGAGCGAGCAAAATCTGGCGTTAAAAGGAAAATTTAA
- a CDS encoding YSC84-related protein: protein MKKFIVLGLLTISVLLTGCATTGSASPSEKRALVQSMKNNTLDKLYAQKPDVKKQIANSAGYAVFDNANVNVVLASFGGGYGVVKNNLTGKSTYMNMGEAGLGLGLGVKDFNVVMVFHNQAAVNRFIEHGWAFGGNADAAAKYEDKGGALVAEAIADQVTVYSLTENGLALQAVLKGTKFWVDSELN, encoded by the coding sequence ATGAAAAAATTTATCGTGTTAGGCCTACTTACAATAAGTGTATTACTAACAGGTTGTGCTACTACAGGCAGTGCATCACCAAGCGAAAAACGCGCTTTAGTTCAAAGCATGAAAAACAATACGCTCGACAAATTATACGCACAAAAACCCGATGTTAAAAAACAAATTGCCAACTCGGCCGGTTACGCGGTGTTTGATAACGCAAACGTCAATGTTGTTTTAGCCAGTTTTGGTGGCGGGTACGGTGTAGTAAAAAATAACTTAACCGGTAAATCAACCTACATGAATATGGGTGAAGCCGGTTTAGGGCTTGGTTTAGGTGTAAAAGACTTTAACGTTGTTATGGTTTTTCATAACCAAGCAGCAGTAAATAGATTTATTGAACATGGTTGGGCCTTTGGCGGTAACGCAGACGCCGCAGCAAAATACGAAGATAAAGGTGGAGCACTGGTTGCAGAAGCCATTGCCGACCAAGTTACCGTATATTCTTTAACCGAAAATGGCCTTGCACTTCAAGCTGTACTAAAAGGCACTAAATTTTGGGTAGATTCTGAGCTAAATTAA
- a CDS encoding sodium:proton antiporter, giving the protein MEYLVIAFIGFLFLVYSISIRQLERTEITGPMFFVIGGMFLAFLLPNEGEKLKAGIDYLLPLIELTLSIFLFSDAAKSKLGVLRHSFQYPSLLLFVALPLTLLCGIGVSLFLFAELSLIQSALLAIILTPTDAALSKGLLQSTQVPEKIREGINTESGLNDGLCVPVFLIFILLAKNPDSAITASHTLSVFSRELGLALLIASFSIAIFIPLLNFAMKRHYFAKSTSPFLLLGFAMAVFSITQYFHGSGFIAVFIAGLLFDKFSKTDIRAELIEDSEHIADFTSLMIWCLFGFVCAYLVIPKLNTNIIVYALLSTTLIRIIPVMLSLQFTALNWKERFTFAWFGPRGLASIVFTLMVIDTQIENKYEIATIAMTTILFSVFIHGISTKPIADSFTKQSK; this is encoded by the coding sequence ATGGAATACTTAGTAATAGCATTTATTGGTTTTTTATTTTTGGTTTATTCAATTTCAATTAGGCAGCTAGAACGTACAGAAATAACTGGCCCTATGTTTTTTGTTATTGGCGGTATGTTTTTGGCATTTTTACTCCCCAATGAAGGAGAAAAATTAAAAGCAGGGATAGATTATTTATTACCATTAATAGAGCTAACGCTAAGTATATTTTTATTTTCTGATGCGGCTAAATCTAAGTTAGGGGTATTGAGGCATAGTTTTCAGTACCCTAGTTTATTATTATTTGTTGCCCTACCCTTAACTTTATTATGCGGTATTGGTGTTAGCTTATTTTTATTTGCAGAGCTCTCGCTAATTCAATCGGCTTTGCTAGCAATTATTCTAACCCCAACCGATGCAGCATTAAGTAAAGGTTTATTGCAAAGTACACAAGTGCCTGAAAAAATTAGGGAAGGTATAAATACCGAAAGCGGATTAAACGATGGCTTATGTGTACCAGTATTTTTAATTTTTATTTTACTCGCTAAAAACCCTGACTCTGCCATTACGGCATCACATACATTAAGTGTGTTTTCAAGAGAGCTTGGCTTAGCACTTTTAATTGCAAGTTTTTCTATAGCGATATTTATTCCGTTGTTAAATTTTGCAATGAAGCGACATTACTTTGCAAAAAGCACTAGCCCATTTTTACTTTTAGGTTTTGCGATGGCGGTGTTTTCTATCACTCAATATTTTCATGGCAGTGGATTTATAGCGGTGTTTATTGCAGGTTTGTTATTTGATAAATTTTCTAAAACCGATATTCGCGCTGAATTAATAGAAGATTCTGAACACATTGCTGATTTTACATCGTTGATGATTTGGTGTTTATTTGGATTTGTGTGTGCTTATTTAGTAATACCCAAATTAAATACAAATATAATTGTGTATGCATTGCTAAGTACTACATTGATTAGAATAATTCCGGTTATGTTGTCGTTACAATTTACAGCACTTAACTGGAAAGAGCGTTTTACTTTTGCTTGGTTTGGGCCACGTGGTTTAGCATCAATTGTTTTTACATTAATGGTAATAGACACGCAAATAGAGAATAAATACGAGATTGCCACTATTGCTATGACCACTATTTTATTTAGTGTGTTTATACATGGTATAAGTACAAAGCCAATTGCAGATAGTTTTACTAAACAATCTAAATAA